Below is a genomic region from Xiphophorus hellerii strain 12219 chromosome 17, Xiphophorus_hellerii-4.1, whole genome shotgun sequence.
TCCCCATCTACTTCTGGCTCATTCAGTATCAAAGTTTCAGGATTCATTCTGCAAAGCAAACCTTTGTCAGGAAAGTTGCATCACCTGTTGTCTGTTACCTGCAGGAAGATGCATGGTTCTTCAGGATCGACTTGCCCAACAGTGGGAAAGTGGTGCTGAGCAAACCTCTGGACTATGAAAGCAGAGCTCGCCTACAGATCATCATGTGGGCCCAGGTGAATTTTCAGTTGTAGCTCAACGTTACAAATTGCACTACATGAAGAAGAAATTCAGATGATTTGACGTCATTATAGTCAAAGTGTCAATGTGTAGTCAATATGATGAAGAGAGTACATGGGCGGTTCTGTTTGAAGGAATCAAACACTGAGGAGAAGTTCAACATCTCCACTGTCCTCACCATCGACATTGAGGATGTTGACGACCAGTATCCTCACTTCCTGCCCTGCACACCTGTGTCCCCTGGAGTCCCGTTCTGCATGAACCCAATCTACACAGCCAACATCACACAAAAACACCAGGTAAACAGCAGCAACACCTGCAGCCAAAACACCGGTTCTGGTAAAGGAATGACTGTTGGTCTATGAAGACCAGAACAGAACCCGGCCGTTTTATTGATTGGGATGTGATGTTTAAACCAAAGCACcgacagaggagagaaagatCCGGTGATGTCCCCTATCAAGGTTTCCGAGGAGGAGAACCAGAACTCCCTGCAGATTAGGGCCCACCAGGAGGTTCTGGAGAGGAAAGGAAGGCCTCAGTTTTAGCCTTGCAACATGATTGGACAAACCAGATATTGTCAGGTAGACAGATGGGTGGGGTCGTTTTACAGCAGAcaccattttaaacatttgttttctttgagcaCATTTGGAGCCTAAAGAGGAGAACCTGTGTGACGGAAAGATCACAGgtggaaattttattttggtttagcTGCCAACACAGCCTGAGCTTCCAGGTGTGCCAATTTCCCCTTTCAGGACTCGGTTCTGGAGTTTTCTCCTggtccaatcagagccagggatGGCGATCGAGGCATCAACGCTCCTCTCATGTATACGATCCTGTCAGGTGAGCAGAAGTCTGCGTTATTATCTTAACATGACAGCTCTGaacagctgaccagcagtgacCAGGTGTGTTTTGGAGCCCACAGGTGACAATCATGACAGGTTTGTGATGGACAACAGGACAGGTGAGATCAGGCTAACCAGAGCTGTAGACGAGCGTCAGCCAGGAGCAAACTTCACGCTCATCGTCATGGTAACAGCAGCACTTCCTTCACTTTCTGTTCCAGTCTCCCTATGGTGTTTCTGATTAGGCCGTTTCCGCTGCTGTCCAGGTGTGTCAGGTAGAGGACCGGTTAAAGTACAGCGTGGCCACAGTTGTGGTCAGGGTTCTCAGTGAGAACTCCTTCCCGCCAGTCTTTAACACAACCACCTTCAAAGGCTTCATCATCCAGAGCTCAAGCCCCGCCTCCATCGTTTCCACCTATGGGAACCAGGTGTTGCAGGTCCAGGTATCTGACCAGGATTTCTCTGATGTAAGAAAGCATATAGGCCCTCCTGTACTCTCACCTGAGTCCCACCTGTCCACTCATCATTGCTGTCCAAAAGCAGGGAGTGAACCCAAACATTCGGTTCTTCCTCCATCCGCCATCCCGACTGTACCAGGTGACCCAGGAGGGGGTTCTGATCGCCCGGACGGACCAGCTGAGGGCCTTTGACAGACACATTCTGCAGGCGAGTTCGATCACACCTGAACTGATGTTAGAAAACCCAGTGAGGTGTGATGTTTGGTCCATCTCCTGGTTCTCAGGTGGAGGCAGAAAGTCaaacagcagaagcagcaggagaCTAAAAGCTTCCCAGCGTGAATCCACTCCAGCTCCACCTGCAGGACAATCAGCACACTTTTATCTCTGGAGGACAGTCAGTCACATGGGCTGCAGGTtgaaaacatgacagaacactGCAGAGAACTCCACAACGTCTCCCAGTCCATCTTCGGGTTCTGGAGGAAACAGACCCGATCAGAACCAAAGTTCTGTGGAGGGAAAACCTCTCCGTGGAGGAATGTTTCTGCAGTTACAGCTCAGAAAACTAAGGGAGCCCCTGTGGAGAAACTCAGAACCCAAACCAGATCCTGgttctgaccagaaccagaaccgggccggtATATTTGTCTGACATGGATTCAAATCTGATAACTTCATTGACTACTGTTGACAGGCGGATAAACGCTCCGttggtccaacagaaccaggatcTGGTTCCacctgatcagaaccagcacAGCATCTAAACAGGTTAACAAGCTGAATTATGGATCTTTGTCAGAACCActccaatcaatcaatcaatcaaattttatgtgtatagcacatttcagcagcaaggcatttcaaagtgctttacatcattacaaacacagaaacacaatgcaatatagaatcaacaatcagaACCTTTTGCCTCGACCCATTTCCCTCCAGGtttataaatcagtttttatctgaGTTGCTCCTGAAACGTTACAATAATAATGAAGGAAACCTGAGAGAGATGAGGCAGCAGCTGGTCTCTCTGCTGCTCAGCTCTGCCTGAAATATTCTGAACCGTGTTGTTGGACTGGCAACTTTTTCCACCAGCTTTAGATAAAGGAATCTGATCAAATTTCACTTTCTTCTGATACAAAACTGTCAAGTTCTCTTCTCTTTCCTTTGAGCTCCTCTACTAAACGGTGCTGAATCAAACCACGCTCCTCGCCTCGACCTGCTGAGCTTTTAGTTTCTCTGTTCTGGAACTCACACGTTCTGACACAGTTAATGCTCTGAATATTGACTTCCAGGTTGTTGCCAGGGATGAAGAATCAGGAGAAGAAGCTTCAGCTTCAGTGGACATTGAAGTCCTGCAACGAGGACAGGCAGGTGAGAACAGTCTGGGAGCCTGCCGGTGCGCTTACTCACTGGCGTTCTGGTGCAACTTGTTCTGTTGGTGTCTCATGGTGCGTTTACTGACACGTTCCTTCTGTTCCAGTGCCTCATGGTGCGTTCACAGAGCAACTGCTATTTGGGGATGTGGACAGCAGGTTGGCAGGAGGAATCGTAGCTCTGATTCTGCTGACGTTTCTGTCAGccttcctgtttctgctgcttcgaTTCGTGCGAAGGCGCCGGCCGCAGGAAGCTGATGTCCTGCCAGCCACCACAACCTTACAGCACCATAAGGTGAAGATCAAATAACCGAGTTCTACTGAATTCACTGAGATATTTTTGTTTCGAAGAGCTTTGGGAACAAAGCTGGTTGTCCTGACAGCAAAGAGCTGTGGAAAAGCGGCTGCAGCGTCAGGGAGCAGAAGACGACACATTTCCTGAAGAGGAAGTGAAACCAGACGAAGCTGACAGTCCAACCTTCACACCAGATGTTTACATGATGGTGGTAAATGGGAAATGGCCGGTacttgtaaagcactttgtcaagtccagaggactccaaagcgcttcacactacagtcagtCATTCACTATGTGATGGTGGAAAGCTACTGGATGGTAGCCACAGCTGCTCTGGGCCAGCCTGATAGAAGCAAGGCTGCAATGCAACAACGACACCTATTGGGCCCTGCTCACCCATCAGTAGGCAAGATGGGTGAACATCATCAAATCACCGACGCACTGACTACCGGCCAAACTCCTGTCACCATCACCCCATGAGGAACCTCAGAACCCTGGTCCGCCAGATTCTGTTGGACCATCTTAAATGATCTAACAGAACCATTTAAGATGAATGATCTGCAGAAGCTGATTGGCAAACAAACATTGACTATGAAAAAGATTCAGAACCTTCAGAAGATCCGGGAGTACCACAAAACAGACAATGGAGACGTCTCTGAACCACTGCTCCAGTCTACAAGAGGGTCAGCAAACGGTTCTGATCAACCTAGTGTTAACGGTGAAAACAGACCTAGACTGATTTTGGTACCACAGACCCGCTAACTGCTGAGCACCAACACTGGAGTCTGGGTGTTGGAGAGGTCAAAAGTCAGCTTTGGGTTCCCCTTTTCCTCTTCAGCTTCCATTCATCCTCCAACCAGGAGGATGATGCACCACTGATGACTTCATCTGCAGAATGTCCCAGCTGTAGGGAGATATCTCCCTTCATTTGAGGACATGATGGTATCCTGTAGCCATGATGACCCCAGCAGGAGGATGCTGGTGATGTTTCTTCGTCCTCAGACTGATCCTCTGCGGTTCTTCTCTAACCTTCAGGTGAGTTCCAGGTCTCCAGGCTTCATGGACGAGGCTCTCCGTCGCCAAGCCTCCTTGCGGTCAGGCAGCTTCCAAGGCAGACAGGGTCTCTACATCCGTAGGCagtctcttcctcctccaacttcctcctcctcagcagcAGACAGCAGGTCCAGACCTCAGTCTCCATCCTCGGAGGTCTCTCTCAGCGATCCGGCAGGCCGCTGCCGCTTCCAGACGGATCTGTTCGTCGTGGTAGAGAAACCTGCAGGTGTGGCGTCCGGCTGGGCGAGGTCACCTGACGTCACTGCAGGCCTGCAGGTCCATGCTGGGATGCCCCAGAGTGACGAGGACATTAACATTGACCAATCAAAGGAGGACACTTGAAAGATTGTTCCAGTCAATCACAGATTAAGACTGCCTGGGACACACAATGTGTGATTGATGGGCAGATTTAAACTCATACTCTCTTTGTTTTTAGTGGTTTGAATGAAAAATGCCTTCAGAAATTacttatgaataaaaacatgtttaatttctgtgtaaaaaaacattgtggtccaaaaacaggaagatttTCCCCTGAGACTTTAACTGTACCTGCAGTAGTGAGCAGAGCGACCACCAGGGGACCCAAGCGAGCTGGCTCCGTGCCCTGCATCCTGAGGCGGAGACAAACGCAAACAACAGAATGAAATCCTGTTTCCTTTTTCCATCTGTATGGTTTAATCAGATCTTCTGAGAAGTTCTGCTGATTAAATCTCCCTGGTGACACTAGGAACCAAAGGTCTGGCCCTCGTTTCAGATGGGAATAAAAACATCAGTTGAACTCCAAATGAACTTTGTTCATGTTTCTACTGGATCTTCATGAATCTGATCAGTAgccagaaaaacataaatattttaaaagtaataaaagatgaagtgttttattgacccaaagtgtaaaacatttataaaatataaaagtgaagctttcatatttcatttttttaattagttaagTAGATCTTCAAAACACAAGATTAGAAGCAACATGTAAAACCAATATTTGAGGAAACAAATCTGTAATATAGTTATGTCGTTTATACCTGAGTTATCTGAGCTAATAACTGAGTTTATGAACACTAGAGCATCTAAGAGATACTGAGACCcaaaccggaaccagaaccagctgcagcCCAGATCAACTTTAgaagaaatatttgtgtttattaaagCAACTGATTGGTCCTACACTGCCACCTAGTGGCTTCAAGTGGAACCATCCAAAACGGTTTGTCCTCCAGTCCACAGATGAACCACTGAATCCTAGAGGGCAACTCAGGACCTGCAGCCGTCTCAGGAACATTTCCAACCGTctccagtttttccttccagtaAATGTTCTGGGCCAGGAGGAGTTCCAACATCAGAAAC
It encodes:
- the cdhr5-rs gene encoding cadherin-related family member 5 isoform X2; protein product: MSRMFCLLLWQLVLRVSCHVATASLCTAGSNIFASVRENSPAGQFISHISIRSDPRANTVRLCLTGPNANWFYLEGRTIRLNSSASRVLDREVLGPFLIAELTCYEDDIKQSHYRILVEILNENDNKPKFLEETIQPFIISEVAAVNSVVFTVKAVDSDGDMISYIIDQSSEDAWFFRIDLPNSGKVVLSKPLDYESRARLQIIMWAQESNTEEKFNISTVLTIDIEDVDDQYPHFLPCTPVSPGVPFCMNPIYTANITQKHQDSVLEFSPGPIRARDGDRGINAPLMYTILSGDNHDRFVMDNRTGEIRLTRAVDERQPGANFTLIVMVCQVEDRLKYSVATVVVRVLSENSFPPVFNTTTFKGFIIQSSSPASIVSTYGNQVLQVQVSDQDFSDGVNPNIRFFLHPPSRLYQVTQEGVLIARTDQLRAFDRHILQVVARDEESGEEASASVDIEVLQRGQAVPHGAFTEQLLFGDVDSRLAGGIVALILLTFLSAFLFLLLRFVRRRRPQEADVLPATTTLQHHKVSSRSPGFMDEALRRQASLRSGSFQGRQGLYIRRQSLPPPTSSSSAADSRSRPQSPSSEVSLSDPAGRCRFQTDLFVVVEKPAGVASGWARSPDVTAGLQVHAGMPQSDEDINIDQSKEDT
- the cdhr5-rs gene encoding cadherin-related family member 5 isoform X1; the encoded protein is MSRMFCLLLWQLVLRVSCHVATGKNIYYIVSHGCCFSTSTAGSVWSLASLCTAGSNIFASVRENSPAGQFISHISIRSDPRANTVRLCLTGPNANWFYLEGRTIRLNSSASRVLDREVLGPFLIAELTCYEDDIKQSHYRILVEILNENDNKPKFLEETIQPFIISEVAAVNSVVFTVKAVDSDGDMISYIIDQSSEDAWFFRIDLPNSGKVVLSKPLDYESRARLQIIMWAQESNTEEKFNISTVLTIDIEDVDDQYPHFLPCTPVSPGVPFCMNPIYTANITQKHQDSVLEFSPGPIRARDGDRGINAPLMYTILSGDNHDRFVMDNRTGEIRLTRAVDERQPGANFTLIVMVCQVEDRLKYSVATVVVRVLSENSFPPVFNTTTFKGFIIQSSSPASIVSTYGNQVLQVQVSDQDFSDGVNPNIRFFLHPPSRLYQVTQEGVLIARTDQLRAFDRHILQVVARDEESGEEASASVDIEVLQRGQAVPHGAFTEQLLFGDVDSRLAGGIVALILLTFLSAFLFLLLRFVRRRRPQEADVLPATTTLQHHKVSSRSPGFMDEALRRQASLRSGSFQGRQGLYIRRQSLPPPTSSSSAADSRSRPQSPSSEVSLSDPAGRCRFQTDLFVVVEKPAGVASGWARSPDVTAGLQVHAGMPQSDEDINIDQSKEDT
- the cdhr5-rs gene encoding cadherin-related family member 5 isoform X3, translated to MSRMFCLLLWQLVLRVSCHVATGKNIYYIVSHGCCFSTSTAGSVWSLASLCTAGSNIFASVRENSPAGQFISHISIRSDPRANTVRLCLTGPNANWFYLEGRTIRLNSSASRVLDREVLGPFLIAELTCYEDDIKQSHYRILVEILNENDNKPKFLEETIQPFIISEVAAVNSVVFTVKAVDSDGDMISYIIDQSSEDAWFFRIDLPNSGKVVLSKPLDYESRARLQIIMWAQESNTEEKFNISTVLTIDIEDVDDQYPHFLPCTPVSPGVPFCMNPIYTANITQKHQDSVLEFSPGPIRARDGDRGINAPLMYTILSGDNHDRFVMDNRTGEIRLTRAVDERQPGANFTLIVMVVARDEESGEEASASVDIEVLQRGQAVPHGAFTEQLLFGDVDSRLAGGIVALILLTFLSAFLFLLLRFVRRRRPQEADVLPATTTLQHHKVSSRSPGFMDEALRRQASLRSGSFQGRQGLYIRRQSLPPPTSSSSAADSRSRPQSPSSEVSLSDPAGRCRFQTDLFVVVEKPAGVASGWARSPDVTAGLQVHAGMPQSDEDINIDQSKEDT